Below is a window of Tenebrio molitor unplaced genomic scaffold, icTenMoli1.1 SCAFFOLD_268, whole genome shotgun sequence DNA.
CGCGAAGGATGCGGAAGCACAAGCAACGGCAGCAGCTCAAAAACGTATCGAACAACTTAACGCAGAATTGGCACTTTACAAAGAGCAAAACAGCGGACGTGCAATGACGATCGAGGAAACGTTATCGCTTGAAGAAGATTTAGCAGCACGCCAAAAGGCTATATTAGATCAGTCATTAAGAGACAGATTAATTTCGCAAACTGAATACGATACGCAGGCAATTTCGATGCAAAATTCTTTGAACCAAAGAAAAACGGAACTAGCGCAGGAAAATTTGGATTACGAATTAAATCTTATTCAAGATCAAGCCGACGTACAGATAGCTCAATCGAAGGCGGTCGGTATGGCAAGACTAGAAGAAGAACTTCGTATTTCCAAGGAAATAGCAGACGCGAAAGCCGAGTACGAAAGCCAAAGATTCAAACAGGGTATAACCGATGCGAACGAATACCGCGATGCAGTGTTGGCCATTCAGCAAGAACAACAGTTGCAAGAGATCGAGTTGAAAAACGAAAAGGATAATCTTATCAAGGAACAAGATGCGCAACGTCTTGCATTGATGAATGAAGCCGAATTGCTAGGACTTGAAGAAAGGTTCGCGAATCAGTTTGATATCCGATCCGAAATGATCGAGCAGGAAAAGGAACAACAGTTAATTGCTGCCCGGGAAAGGTTCACCGATCAGGCCCTATTAGATCAGGCCATTCTAAATATTGAACAATCGGCGGCGAATGCTGAACTTTTGATCGAAAAAGAGAAGAACAACGCCAAGTTGCAAAGCTCCGCTGATTTAGCCGGGGCATTATCTGAATTGTTAGGTAAAGAAACGGCAGCGGGCAAAGCGGCAGCAATAGCACAGGCGACAATAAACACTTATCTAGGTGTATCGCAAGCATTGGCCACATTGCCACCACCGGCAAGTTATATTGCAGCAGCAACAACGCTTGCAACGGGTATCGCAAACGTCGGTAAGATCGCAGGAACAAAAGCGGCTAACACTAAGATAGATTCTAGCGGTGCGGCCGCGGCTAAAACTGAAACGCCCGTATTAACGCCGGTGACATTGGAAACGGTTGCTCCATTCGCTACTGGTGGACTTGTTACCGGAGGTGTACCGGTTAAACGTTCCAACGGTGACAATGTACTAGCAACATTGCGGACCGGTGAAGTCGTGTTAAACGAGTCTCAACAAATGCGATTAGGTGGTGCAGATACTTTTGCATCGATCGGCGTACCGGGTTTTGCAAGTGGTGGATTAGTATCTTCATCGATTCCAGGCGTACAAAGTTCGATAAGCAGACGCGCGAATATTGATTTGGGTGAAACCATAAGCAAGGCGGTACAAGAGGGCGCACGCCAAGGAACCGAGGAAGGCGCACAAGCGGGAATCATAGACGCAAGCACCGAAACGTATCTTCGCAACTTGTcatcattttaataattaatatgtaattttgaaacaatGAGCAAATTAACAAGCCTAGTAAAGAAAGCGGTAAACCTAGATTTGAAAGCGTACAACGAAGGTAGGCGCAACTTTAAAAATGGACGTATGCAAGAGGTGGCCGAAGATCGCGCCAAAATATGCGAACAATGCCCTAGCAAGGAAATTGAACCGATCGAAGATTTACGAATCAAAGACTTTTCAATCCCTTCGATAAGCGAATCGTACTGCGATGAATGCGGTTGTTCATTGCCGTATAAGGCAAGACAGAATATTTCGAAATGTCCTTTAAACAAATGGTAACTATGGGAAATACTATGAAGGTGTATGAATatttagataata
It encodes the following:
- the LOC138140817 gene encoding uncharacterized abhydrolase domain-containing protein DDB_G0269086-like, with protein sequence MEERMKANADLGDLLQEQLEKEQAIALQAVNAARLRAEAYGATKDNMDALAEAQTNLIDIGERLSGQESEQQANLNSLRRESAQLAKDAEAQATAAAQKRIEQLNAELALYKEQNSGRAMTIEETLSLEEDLAARQKAILDQSLRDRLISQTEYDTQAISMQNSLNQRKTELAQENLDYELNLIQDQADVQIAQSKAVGMARLEEELRISKEIADAKAEYESQRFKQGITDANEYRDAVLAIQQEQQLQEIELKNEKDNLIKEQDAQRLALMNEAELLGLEERFANQFDIRSEMIEQEKEQQLIAARERFTDQALLDQAILNIEQSAANAELLIEKEKNNAKLQSSADLAGALSELLARRYKRAHAKEPRKAHKRES